A region from the Thauera humireducens genome encodes:
- a CDS encoding ABC-three component system protein: MTGKTTDQFSAGEQGLGYMYQARLALLQLLQLPEDTAIFLEKDDDLDFIDSDGGKSLASLKHKAIGDRLTDLSTDFWKSVNIWLTRYKRDGRATSNLRFFLFTTGTVSSGSFLARLLPDQPVATGDATALTELADAALAGSTSKLIAPIATAFNELSDPEKQDFLERILILDGNPRIGDIPALIRDKQLRCIRREHREFVFERLEGWWTDAVIKQLTGARPEGIFGYEVSDKLSNLAEEYKADNLPITFRGKAPADEIDTDADPRLFVAQLREIGISSNRIRSAILDYYRAFEQRSAWARENLLALGEVEEYEDRLADEWGRYKDVAFEKLKGDSAEEALREAGSALYNWAEFETGKIESLRIRARVTEPYVLRGSLHILADATPEPRVYWHPRFLDRLGELLGVAS, encoded by the coding sequence ATGACAGGCAAGACCACTGACCAATTTTCAGCTGGCGAGCAAGGCTTGGGATACATGTATCAAGCGCGACTCGCCCTGCTACAACTGCTCCAATTGCCGGAAGATACTGCCATCTTCCTGGAAAAGGACGACGACCTCGACTTCATCGACAGCGACGGCGGCAAGTCCTTGGCATCACTCAAGCACAAGGCGATCGGCGATAGGCTGACTGACCTGTCAACGGATTTCTGGAAGTCCGTCAACATCTGGCTGACGCGATACAAGCGTGATGGCCGCGCTACATCGAACCTGCGGTTCTTCCTGTTCACCACCGGCACGGTATCGAGCGGTTCGTTCCTAGCCCGTCTTCTCCCTGATCAGCCCGTCGCCACAGGCGATGCGACAGCGCTAACCGAACTTGCCGATGCCGCGCTTGCCGGATCGACATCAAAACTCATCGCGCCGATCGCCACGGCTTTCAACGAACTGAGCGATCCGGAGAAGCAGGATTTTCTCGAACGAATCCTAATTCTCGATGGCAACCCACGCATCGGCGACATCCCGGCGCTCATTAGGGACAAGCAGTTGCGCTGCATCCGGCGCGAGCACCGCGAGTTCGTCTTCGAGCGGCTGGAGGGCTGGTGGACCGATGCCGTGATCAAACAGTTGACTGGCGCCAGGCCGGAAGGAATCTTCGGTTACGAGGTGTCAGACAAACTCTCGAATCTCGCTGAGGAATATAAGGCAGACAACCTGCCTATCACCTTCCGTGGAAAGGCACCCGCTGACGAGATCGACACGGATGCCGACCCGCGCCTGTTCGTGGCGCAATTGCGCGAAATCGGTATTTCCTCGAATAGGATCAGGAGTGCGATTTTGGATTATTACCGGGCTTTCGAACAACGGTCGGCCTGGGCGCGCGAGAACCTGCTTGCGTTGGGAGAAGTCGAGGAGTACGAGGATCGCCTCGCCGATGAATGGGGTCGCTACAAGGATGTCGCTTTCGAGAAGCTGAAGGGCGACAGCGCGGAAGAGGCACTGCGCGAAGCCGGCTCCGCCCTCTATAACTGGGCAGAATTTGAGACCGGAAAGATCGAATCCCTACGCATCCGCGCAAGGGTGACTGAGCCTTATGTCCTTCGCGGCAGCCTCCACATTCTGGCAGATGCCACGCCAGAACCCAGGGTCTACTGGCATCCCAGATTCCTCGATCGCCTTGGCGAGTTGCTGGGGGTGGCCTCGTGA
- a CDS encoding type II toxin-antitoxin system RelE/ParE family toxin produces MWDYIAADNSRAAARMDEIFSDAAARLIQHPMLGKPGKIPGTRELIPHESYRLVYQIDGETVWILTLVHTARLWPPVRD; encoded by the coding sequence GTGTGGGACTACATCGCAGCCGACAATTCGCGCGCGGCGGCCCGGATGGATGAGATTTTCAGCGACGCGGCCGCCCGCTTGATCCAGCACCCCATGCTGGGCAAGCCGGGAAAGATTCCCGGGACCCGCGAGTTGATCCCGCACGAAAGCTATCGCCTGGTGTATCAGATCGACGGCGAAACGGTGTGGATACTGACGCTGGTTCATACTGCCCGCCTGTGGCCGCCTGTGCGCGATTAA
- the intI1 gene encoding class 1 integron integrase IntI1: MKTATAPLPPLRSVKVLDQLRERIRYLHYSLRTEQAYVHWVRAFIRFHGVRHPATLGSSEVEAFLSWLANERKVSVSTHRQALAALLFFYGKVLCTDLPWLQEIGRPRPSRRLPVVLTPDEVVRILGFLEGEHRLFAQLLYGTGMRISEGLQLRVKDLDFDHGTIIVREGKGSKDRALMLPESLAPSLREQLSRARAWWLKDQAEGRSGVALPDALERKYPRAGHSWPWFWVFAQHTHSTDPRSGVVRRHHMYDQTFQRAFKRAVEQAGITKPATPHTLRHSFATALLRSGYDIRTVQDLLGHSDVSTTMIYTHVLKVGGAGVRSPLDALPPLTSER; this comes from the coding sequence ATGAAAACCGCCACTGCGCCGTTACCACCGCTGCGTTCGGTCAAGGTTCTGGACCAGTTGCGTGAGCGCATACGCTACTTGCATTACAGTTTACGAACCGAACAGGCTTATGTCCACTGGGTTCGTGCCTTCATCCGTTTCCACGGTGTGCGTCACCCGGCAACCTTGGGCAGCAGCGAAGTCGAGGCATTTCTGTCCTGGCTGGCGAACGAGCGCAAGGTTTCGGTCTCCACGCATCGTCAGGCATTGGCGGCCTTGCTGTTCTTCTACGGCAAGGTGCTGTGCACGGATCTGCCCTGGCTTCAGGAGATCGGAAGACCTCGGCCGTCGCGGCGCTTGCCGGTGGTGCTGACCCCGGATGAAGTGGTTCGCATCCTCGGTTTTCTGGAAGGCGAGCATCGTTTGTTCGCCCAGCTTCTGTATGGAACGGGCATGCGGATCAGTGAGGGTTTGCAACTGCGGGTCAAGGATCTGGATTTCGATCACGGCACGATCATCGTGCGGGAGGGCAAGGGCTCCAAGGATCGGGCCTTGATGTTACCCGAGAGCTTGGCACCCAGCCTGCGCGAGCAGCTGTCGCGTGCACGGGCATGGTGGCTGAAGGACCAGGCCGAGGGCCGCAGCGGCGTTGCGCTTCCCGACGCCCTTGAGCGGAAGTATCCGCGCGCCGGGCATTCCTGGCCGTGGTTCTGGGTTTTTGCGCAGCACACGCATTCGACCGATCCACGGAGCGGTGTCGTGCGTCGCCATCACATGTATGACCAGACCTTTCAGCGCGCCTTCAAACGTGCCGTAGAACAAGCAGGCATCACGAAGCCCGCCACACCGCACACCCTCCGCCACTCGTTCGCGACGGCCTTGCTCCGCAGCGGTTACGACATTCGAACCGTGCAGGATCTGCTCGGCCATTCCGACGTCTCTACGACGATGATTTACACGCATGTGCTGAAAGTTGGCGGTGCCGGAGTGCGCTCACCGCTTGATGCGCTGCCGCCCCTCACTAGTGAGAGGTAG
- a CDS encoding IS630 family transposase: protein MKCKRPSDGRALDHHTLQVMRQQAVKAVREGQTVQSVAAAYGVNERSVFRWLADFANGGQNALLAKPIPGRPSKLSAEELSWIANAVRDHNPQQFKFEFGLWTLSLIRHLIKRQFKKELSVSSVHRLMKILGFSAQKPLYQAWQQDPVLVRTWETETYPTIRAEAKRVGATIYFGDESGIRSDYHTGTTWAPQGQTPVVQATGRRFSLNMISAVSTQGEFRFMLHEGSVGAKVFVEFLKRLMVNAEKPVFLIVDGHPIHKAKMVKSYVEGLDGKLKLFYLPPYSPHLNPDETVWAHVKRKVSRQLVESAEEMKRLALGALRSIQKLPELVKSFFRQPECRYILE, encoded by the coding sequence ATGAAATGCAAACGACCTTCCGACGGCCGTGCCCTCGATCATCACACCTTGCAGGTGATGCGGCAGCAGGCTGTCAAAGCAGTGCGTGAGGGGCAGACAGTGCAAAGCGTCGCGGCGGCGTATGGCGTGAATGAGCGCAGCGTTTTCCGGTGGCTCGCCGACTTTGCCAATGGCGGGCAGAACGCATTGCTGGCCAAGCCGATTCCGGGGCGCCCCAGCAAACTCAGCGCCGAGGAGTTGTCGTGGATCGCCAATGCCGTTCGTGACCATAACCCGCAGCAGTTCAAGTTCGAGTTCGGCTTGTGGACGCTGTCGCTGATCCGTCACCTGATCAAGCGCCAGTTCAAGAAGGAGTTGTCGGTCTCCTCGGTCCACCGTCTCATGAAGATCCTGGGCTTCAGCGCCCAGAAGCCGCTCTACCAGGCGTGGCAGCAAGACCCGGTGCTGGTGCGCACGTGGGAGACGGAGACCTACCCCACGATCCGCGCCGAAGCCAAGCGGGTCGGCGCAACGATCTACTTTGGCGACGAGTCGGGTATCCGCTCGGATTACCACACCGGCACGACCTGGGCGCCGCAGGGCCAGACGCCGGTGGTGCAGGCGACGGGCCGGCGCTTCTCGCTGAACATGATCTCGGCGGTTAGCACGCAGGGCGAGTTTCGATTCATGTTGCATGAAGGCTCGGTTGGCGCGAAGGTGTTCGTCGAGTTCCTCAAGCGCTTGATGGTCAATGCCGAGAAGCCGGTGTTTCTGATCGTCGATGGTCATCCGATCCACAAGGCAAAGATGGTCAAGAGCTACGTCGAGGGCTTGGACGGCAAGCTCAAACTCTTCTACCTGCCGCCGTACTCGCCGCATCTGAACCCCGATGAAACGGTCTGGGCTCATGTGAAGCGCAAGGTTTCGCGCCAGTTGGTCGAGAGTGCCGAGGAGATGAAGCGACTCGCACTCGGTGCATTGCGCAGCATCCAGAAGCTCCCTGAACTCGTGAAGTCATTTTTCAGGCAGCCAGAGTGCCGCTATATCCTGGAATGA
- a CDS encoding DUF3732 domain-containing protein, giving the protein MKISSIHVYSHDGQRRDLRFNVDGLNVITGRSSTGKSALSEIIEYCMGRSSFNVPEGIIRDKVAWFTVIYQFEKEQVLVAKPTPPGGGASCSTAMLRRGGQLQTPAFNELVVNTDDDSIVELLSRLLGIPENRTQVALEHSRNSYDANVKHTFYYLFQKQGLVANKDQLFYRQNEQFQPQAIRDTLPILLGVSSNDRYELESKLRTAQRDLRITNKKLEQARDAVGTSHEQAIGLYSEAKTVGVIGNIDENPNAEGIIEALRSALSWMPETVPDDDGSRVSLLEDELAQLRQDRRDTQTRIDAARQFAKRSGGYENEAAEQISRLASIKALPKNPGSGEWQWPFSERNLALDSPVAVVLLNELESLDRELRIATGQRPKLEAYLAELTSRADGIAGRIKQKEAELSAAISANELMDQMGTRNNAAARVVGRISLFLETLLPNDDLAKLEAENRRLNNKVKQLEEQIGVDDSNERLTSILNNISAQVSRYIQKFNAEFAPYPARLNLPQLTIIFDRPERPVPMSRTGGGENHLAYHLSALLALHLFAAQNSRPIPRFLLIDQPTQVYFPSEQIYKDADGSVQKTEKDADLDAVRRLFELLLKFTQEDVPGFQLIVTEHANLREQWFQDALVEEPWTKPPALVPEDWQHQ; this is encoded by the coding sequence ATGAAGATCAGCTCCATCCATGTCTACAGCCATGACGGCCAGCGTCGTGACCTCCGGTTCAACGTAGACGGACTCAACGTCATCACTGGTCGTTCCTCCACCGGCAAGTCGGCGCTCTCGGAGATCATCGAATACTGCATGGGACGCTCCTCGTTCAACGTCCCCGAAGGCATTATCCGCGACAAGGTGGCCTGGTTCACCGTGATCTATCAGTTCGAGAAAGAACAGGTGCTGGTTGCAAAGCCGACCCCGCCCGGTGGTGGTGCCAGTTGCAGCACGGCAATGCTGCGAAGAGGGGGGCAATTGCAGACGCCCGCGTTCAATGAGCTGGTGGTGAACACTGACGACGACAGTATCGTAGAACTACTGTCGCGCTTGCTCGGTATTCCCGAGAATCGCACCCAGGTCGCGCTTGAACACAGCCGCAATAGCTACGACGCGAACGTCAAGCACACGTTTTACTACCTGTTCCAGAAGCAGGGGCTGGTCGCAAACAAGGACCAACTTTTTTACCGACAGAACGAGCAGTTCCAGCCGCAGGCGATCCGCGACACGCTTCCGATCCTGCTCGGCGTCTCCTCAAATGACCGCTATGAGTTGGAATCCAAGTTGCGCACAGCGCAGCGGGATCTGAGAATCACCAACAAAAAGCTGGAGCAGGCGCGCGACGCCGTCGGCACGTCGCATGAGCAGGCTATCGGCCTCTATTCGGAAGCAAAGACGGTCGGGGTCATCGGCAACATCGACGAGAATCCGAATGCCGAAGGGATCATCGAGGCCTTGAGGTCGGCACTGTCTTGGATGCCCGAAACAGTGCCGGACGACGATGGCAGCCGCGTCTCGCTTCTGGAGGATGAACTGGCCCAGTTGCGCCAAGATCGCCGCGACACTCAGACCCGGATCGATGCCGCGCGACAGTTCGCTAAACGTTCAGGCGGATACGAGAATGAGGCCGCCGAACAGATAAGCCGGCTCGCCTCGATCAAGGCGCTGCCGAAGAACCCCGGCAGTGGTGAGTGGCAATGGCCGTTCAGCGAACGAAACCTTGCGCTGGATTCCCCGGTCGCCGTCGTTCTGCTCAACGAATTGGAATCACTCGACAGGGAATTGCGCATCGCTACCGGCCAGCGCCCCAAGCTCGAAGCCTACTTGGCCGAGCTGACCAGCAGGGCGGACGGAATAGCGGGCCGTATCAAGCAGAAGGAAGCGGAACTGTCCGCAGCGATCTCGGCCAACGAACTGATGGACCAGATGGGCACCCGCAACAACGCCGCTGCACGCGTGGTCGGCCGTATCAGCCTGTTCTTGGAAACGCTTCTCCCGAATGACGATCTTGCCAAACTGGAAGCGGAGAATCGCCGTCTCAACAATAAAGTCAAGCAGCTTGAGGAACAGATCGGCGTCGACGACAGCAACGAGCGCCTAACCTCGATCCTCAACAACATCTCCGCACAGGTGTCGCGATACATTCAGAAGTTCAACGCCGAATTTGCTCCGTACCCTGCACGGCTCAACCTGCCGCAGCTAACGATCATCTTCGATCGGCCCGAGCGTCCAGTGCCGATGAGCCGAACCGGCGGCGGCGAAAACCATCTGGCCTACCATCTGTCGGCACTGCTAGCCCTGCATCTGTTCGCGGCGCAGAACAGCCGCCCAATTCCGCGCTTCCTGCTGATAGACCAACCAACCCAAGTCTACTTTCCGTCCGAACAGATTTACAAGGATGCCGATGGCTCGGTGCAGAAGACGGAAAAGGATGCCGATCTTGATGCGGTGCGTCGGCTGTTCGAGCTATTGCTTAAGTTCACCCAAGAAGACGTCCCAGGTTTCCAACTGATCGTCACTGAGCATGCGAACCTGCGCGAGCAGTGGTTCCAGGACGCGCTCGTCGAGGAACCGTGGACCAAGCCGCCCGCGCTGGTTCCGGAGGATTGGCAACACCAGTGA
- a CDS encoding tyrosine-type recombinase/integrase — protein METREHPHREAWNKGKLVGQKAPLKPKDIWAIRIHLQNAHEVRDLAMFNLAIDSKLRGCDLVSLRVRDVTHGNQVLSRAMVVQRKTQRPVQFELTEPTRTAVAAWIAKAGLRAEDFLFPSRLHDSPHVSTRQYARIVEHWVVAAGLDPSAYGTHSMRRTKATLIYKRTKNLRAVQLLLGHSKLESTVRYLGIEVDDALEISEQIEI, from the coding sequence ATGGAAACCCGAGAACATCCGCATCGGGAAGCCTGGAACAAGGGGAAGCTGGTGGGCCAGAAGGCACCGCTCAAACCCAAGGACATCTGGGCCATCCGTATTCATCTGCAGAACGCGCACGAAGTCCGTGACCTCGCCATGTTCAACCTCGCGATCGATAGCAAGCTCCGAGGGTGTGACCTCGTCAGCCTGCGGGTGCGCGACGTGACCCATGGAAACCAGGTGCTCTCACGCGCCATGGTCGTGCAACGGAAAACGCAGCGGCCTGTGCAGTTCGAACTGACCGAGCCCACGCGTACGGCTGTGGCTGCCTGGATCGCGAAGGCCGGCCTGAGGGCGGAGGACTTCCTCTTTCCGAGCCGCCTGCACGACTCACCGCATGTCTCTACCCGTCAGTACGCGAGGATCGTCGAGCACTGGGTGGTGGCCGCCGGCCTCGATCCGTCCGCCTACGGTACGCACTCGATGCGACGCACGAAGGCGACATTGATCTACAAGCGCACGAAGAACCTGCGGGCGGTGCAACTCCTGCTGGGTCACTCCAAGCTCGAGTCGACGGTGCGGTACTTGGGCATCGAGGTCGATGATGCCTTGGAGATCTCCGAGCAGATTGAGATCTGA
- a CDS encoding three component ABC system middle component → MKRWDQRPFEIRNLFNPAFCGLVLSRALHGYEEEDARGMPFSLTLLVLPLCLHKDSREVIANSPRSYLLKTAEKNQQLMVGFADRVTQMLPYAFEGFGLLMERGCIAILEDGRIQTVPKKVRKTVDGTAETVSCQKVARIVGKEFARIADRATVYTTFGIRP, encoded by the coding sequence GTGAAACGATGGGATCAGCGCCCCTTCGAGATCCGGAACCTGTTCAACCCTGCGTTCTGCGGCTTGGTCTTGTCCCGCGCCCTGCACGGCTATGAGGAAGAAGACGCCCGCGGCATGCCCTTCTCGCTGACGCTGCTTGTGCTGCCCCTGTGCCTGCACAAGGATTCGCGCGAGGTGATCGCCAACAGTCCGCGCAGCTACCTGCTCAAGACTGCAGAGAAGAACCAGCAGCTTATGGTGGGCTTCGCCGACCGGGTCACGCAGATGCTGCCGTATGCCTTTGAGGGGTTCGGTCTGCTAATGGAACGGGGCTGCATCGCCATCTTGGAAGACGGTCGTATCCAGACCGTGCCCAAGAAGGTGCGCAAGACCGTCGATGGAACCGCCGAAACCGTCTCCTGCCAGAAAGTGGCGCGCATCGTCGGAAAGGAATTCGCACGCATCGCCGACCGGGCGACTGTTTACACGACTTTCGGGATTCGACCATGA
- a CDS encoding LysR family transcriptional regulator — protein sequence MMTLVHTLAVAEYLNFRHAANALGVAQSSVSARVKALEEDLGILLFERHARGVRLTEAGRHFVERIAVGIDQLDHAVKTAGMAAAGESGRLRIGIHALIPHSFLAKLIGQYRKDYPDVEVEIAEGPAREAVVQLRAGRLDVAFVAGTPQPPDCHSRRTWTEPLLAVLPERHPLAKRSAVTWPDLAGETFLAYRKFKRPFRAVCWVGGGRASPVLGTDRTSVSGISASRGHAAALSAAMLR from the coding sequence ATGATGACCTTAGTTCACACTCTCGCTGTCGCCGAATATCTCAACTTCCGTCACGCCGCCAACGCGCTCGGCGTTGCACAGTCCAGCGTCAGCGCCCGCGTGAAGGCACTGGAAGAAGACCTCGGCATCCTCTTGTTCGAGCGTCATGCGCGCGGCGTTCGGCTGACCGAGGCCGGACGCCATTTCGTCGAGCGGATAGCCGTAGGTATTGACCAACTCGACCATGCGGTGAAAACCGCCGGCATGGCGGCAGCCGGAGAAAGCGGCCGGCTTCGTATCGGTATCCATGCCCTGATTCCGCATAGCTTCCTCGCAAAGCTGATCGGCCAATACCGCAAGGATTACCCCGATGTTGAAGTCGAGATCGCCGAAGGCCCGGCCCGTGAAGCGGTGGTGCAGCTTCGCGCCGGCAGGTTGGACGTGGCGTTCGTCGCGGGCACGCCCCAACCACCCGACTGCCATTCCCGTCGCACATGGACCGAACCGCTCTTGGCGGTGCTACCGGAACGGCATCCGCTCGCCAAGCGGTCAGCCGTCACATGGCCCGATTTGGCAGGCGAGACGTTCCTTGCGTATAGGAAGTTCAAACGCCCTTTTCGGGCAGTCTGCTGGGTAGGCGGCGGTCGCGCAAGCCCCGTTTTGGGCACGGATCGGACGTCTGTGAGTGGGATTTCGGCATCGCGGGGCCACGCAGCGGCGTTGTCAGCAGCCATGCTTCGCTGA
- the tet(G) gene encoding tetracycline efflux MFS transporter Tet(G), with protein sequence MRSSAIIALLIVGLDAMGLGLIMPVLPTLLRELVPAEQVAGHYGALLSLYALMQVVFAPMLGQLSDSYGRRPVLLASLAGAAVDYTIMASAPVLWVLYIGRLVSGVTGATGAVAASTIADSTGEGSRARWFGYMGACYGAGMIAGPALGGMLGGISAHAPFIAAALLNGFAFLLACIFLKETHHSHGGTGKPVRIKPFVLLRLDDALRGLGALFAVFFIIQLIGQVPAALWVIYGEDRFQWNTATVGLSLAAFGATHAIFQAFVTGPLSSRLGERRTLLFGMAADATGFVLLAFATQGWMVFPILLLLAAGGVGMPALQAMLSNNVSSNKQGALQGTLTSLTNLSSIAGPLGFTALYSATAGAWNGWVWIVGAILYLICLPILRRPFATSL encoded by the coding sequence GTGCGCAGCTCTGCCATCATTGCCCTGCTGATCGTGGGTCTTGACGCCATGGGTCTCGGCCTCATCATGCCCGTCCTTCCGACGCTTCTGCGTGAGCTTGTGCCAGCAGAGCAGGTCGCTGGACACTATGGTGCCTTGCTGTCGCTCTATGCATTGATGCAGGTCGTCTTCGCGCCCATGCTTGGACAGCTTTCGGATTCTTACGGTCGGCGTCCGGTACTTCTGGCTTCTCTTGCAGGAGCCGCAGTCGATTACACGATTATGGCATCAGCGCCGGTCTTATGGGTGCTCTATATCGGCCGACTCGTGTCCGGCGTCACGGGCGCAACCGGAGCTGTAGCAGCCTCAACCATTGCCGATTCGACGGGGGAAGGTTCTCGCGCACGCTGGTTCGGCTACATGGGGGCCTGTTATGGGGCGGGCATGATTGCCGGGCCAGCACTTGGTGGCATGCTCGGTGGTATCTCTGCTCATGCCCCGTTTATCGCCGCCGCCCTTCTCAACGGGTTCGCGTTCCTGCTTGCCTGCATTTTCCTCAAGGAGACTCATCACAGCCATGGCGGGACCGGAAAGCCGGTTCGCATCAAACCATTCGTTCTGTTACGGCTGGATGATGCATTGCGCGGGCTAGGTGCGCTTTTCGCAGTTTTCTTCATTATTCAACTGATCGGCCAAGTGCCTGCAGCCCTATGGGTCATATATGGCGAGGACCGTTTTCAGTGGAACACCGCGACCGTTGGTTTGTCGCTCGCGGCGTTTGGGGCAACACATGCGATCTTCCAAGCGTTTGTTACCGGCCCGCTTTCAAGCCGGCTTGGAGAGCGGCGCACGCTGCTGTTTGGCATGGCTGCGGATGCGACTGGCTTCGTTCTTCTGGCTTTTGCCACGCAGGGATGGATGGTGTTCCCGATTCTGTTGCTGCTTGCCGCCGGGGGTGTTGGCATGCCGGCCTTGCAGGCAATGCTCTCAAACAATGTCAGCAGTAACAAGCAAGGGGCTTTGCAAGGAACGCTAACGAGCCTCACCAATCTAAGCTCTATCGCAGGACCGCTTGGCTTCACAGCACTCTATTCTGCCACCGCCGGGGCATGGAACGGTTGGGTTTGGATTGTCGGCGCGATCCTCTATTTAATATGTCTGCCAATACTACGCAGACCATTCGCAACTTCATTGTGA
- the ampC gene encoding class C beta-lactamase: MKNRLFTVLLTAAVFGLGSAVNAAEISSAEAMKAISAAVLPAMEKNQIPGMAVALVLGDKTYVLNYGVSDVEKQTPVTDETIFEIGSISKTFTATLATHAEATGKLKLTDTAAKYLPELSGTDFGNLQLFHLGTHTVGGIPLQVPDEVQTREQLLEYLRTWKPAYKTGTMRTYANPSIGALGWITAKSLGQDFSTAMTQTIFQPLGLTSTYLSIPAQKMSSYAWGYNNDKKPVRVNPGMLDSEAYGIKTTATDLITFVKANMGMLPLDSMLQSALNNTRKSYFSVGQMTQDLIWEEYAMPVDLPMLQEGNAPKLILNPTPVSAKVPAATPNSNVWVNKTGATNGFGAYVAFVPEKRFGVVLLANKNYPNAERVEIAHKIYSNLTGKQ; encoded by the coding sequence TTGAAAAACCGTCTGTTTACTGTACTTCTGACAGCCGCTGTCTTTGGTCTTGGCTCGGCTGTCAATGCTGCTGAAATTTCCAGTGCTGAAGCAATGAAAGCCATCTCTGCAGCCGTGCTGCCTGCCATGGAAAAGAACCAGATTCCTGGTATGGCTGTGGCATTGGTATTGGGGGACAAGACTTATGTCTTAAACTATGGCGTGTCAGATGTTGAGAAACAAACACCGGTAACTGACGAGACGATTTTTGAGATTGGCTCTATCAGTAAGACCTTCACAGCCACACTGGCGACGCACGCAGAAGCCACTGGGAAGCTGAAACTGACCGATACAGCAGCAAAGTATTTGCCTGAGTTGTCTGGTACGGACTTCGGTAACTTGCAGCTTTTCCATCTTGGAACGCACACCGTTGGCGGCATTCCTCTGCAGGTGCCTGATGAAGTCCAAACTCGGGAGCAGCTTCTGGAATACCTCCGCACCTGGAAGCCTGCGTACAAAACCGGCACGATGCGTACTTATGCAAACCCAAGCATCGGTGCTTTAGGGTGGATAACGGCGAAAAGTTTGGGGCAAGATTTCAGCACCGCCATGACTCAAACCATTTTCCAGCCCCTCGGTTTGACTAGCACTTATCTGAGCATCCCTGCACAGAAGATGTCCAGCTACGCTTGGGGCTACAACAACGATAAGAAGCCTGTGCGTGTCAATCCAGGCATGTTGGACAGTGAAGCCTACGGCATCAAAACCACGGCTACTGACCTGATCACCTTTGTGAAGGCCAACATGGGCATGTTGCCCTTGGATAGCATGCTGCAATCGGCTTTAAACAATACCCGCAAGAGCTATTTCAGCGTAGGCCAGATGACTCAAGACCTCATCTGGGAGGAGTATGCAATGCCTGTTGACTTGCCTATGCTGCAAGAAGGCAATGCTCCCAAACTTATCCTGAATCCAACCCCAGTAAGCGCTAAGGTTCCTGCAGCCACACCTAACAGCAATGTGTGGGTTAACAAGACTGGTGCTACCAACGGCTTCGGTGCTTATGTTGCGTTTGTGCCTGAAAAGCGCTTCGGGGTTGTGTTGCTGGCCAATAAAAACTACCCCAATGCTGAACGGGTAGAAATTGCCCACAAAATTTATAGCAATCTAACCGGGAAACAATGA
- a CDS encoding DUF6988 family protein — MPLYDTSDRLRASKIVCSIAFEHAESAKLLVATGNYTSAVSLVRLQYEALVRAMWLLYAASDDAVSKLMSELCAESAQKANSIPMLTEMLEKLQGKAPSEALEMLREFKEYSWKPLSSFVHGGIHAISRHSKGYPKPLLIQLLKISNGVSAMAGMLLVILSGDARQQGKIPAIQRAFSECLPEPKV; from the coding sequence TTGCCACTGTATGACACCTCTGATCGACTGAGGGCAAGCAAAATCGTTTGCAGTATTGCGTTCGAGCATGCTGAAAGCGCGAAACTCTTAGTTGCAACTGGAAACTACACGTCCGCTGTTAGTCTAGTTCGCCTTCAATATGAAGCGTTGGTACGTGCAATGTGGCTATTGTACGCGGCATCAGACGATGCCGTGTCGAAGCTCATGAGCGAACTGTGCGCGGAGTCGGCTCAGAAGGCCAACTCCATTCCGATGCTCACCGAGATGTTGGAGAAGCTTCAGGGTAAGGCGCCCTCTGAGGCCCTCGAAATGCTGCGAGAATTCAAGGAGTATTCTTGGAAACCTCTAAGCTCCTTTGTTCACGGTGGAATTCATGCAATTTCACGGCACAGTAAGGGGTATCCAAAGCCTTTGCTTATCCAGTTGCTGAAAATATCTAATGGCGTATCTGCAATGGCTGGCATGTTGCTCGTTATCTTGAGTGGCGATGCTCGGCAACAGGGCAAAATTCCGGCAATCCAGCGCGCGTTCTCAGAATGCCTGCCAGAACCGAAAGTCTAG